One region of Bdellovibrio bacteriovorus genomic DNA includes:
- the fliE gene encoding flagellar hook-basal body complex protein FliE yields MEGFTVSNANRFLDTGVIRDSKSLSIEGPKSTSSTADTGKSFADTLKDAVSSVNEMQKSSDKAMQNLATGKTDNVAEVMIAAEKADIALKVMVQVRNKIIDAYQEVMKMQV; encoded by the coding sequence ATGGAGGGTTTTACTGTATCAAATGCAAACAGGTTTCTCGATACTGGTGTCATTCGTGACTCCAAGTCTTTAAGCATCGAGGGTCCTAAATCAACGAGTTCTACAGCAGATACTGGCAAGAGCTTCGCCGACACCCTGAAGGACGCTGTCAGCAGTGTGAACGAGATGCAAAAGTCTTCGGATAAGGCTATGCAAAACTTGGCCACTGGAAAAACAGACAACGTCGCAGAAGTCATGATCGCCGCTGAAAAAGCAGACATCGCCCTCAAAGTGATGGTGCAAGTACGTAACAAGATTATTGATGCGTACCAAGAAGTCATGAAAATGCAGGTTTGA
- the flgB gene encoding flagellar basal body rod protein FlgB: MSNGIFDKTTNALATSLAMRQLRHNVTASNIANAETPGYHAKKMDFEGALQRALDLDGANSLSTSDSQHFGIGGVSVSKTRPDIYEDPEGAVNNDGNTVDVEKEMSALSENAVLYKAALQLINKKMAALKYAANDGR; this comes from the coding sequence ATGAGTAACGGAATTTTTGATAAAACAACCAATGCCCTCGCCACATCGTTGGCGATGAGACAACTCCGCCACAACGTCACGGCTTCGAATATCGCGAATGCCGAGACTCCGGGCTATCACGCTAAGAAAATGGATTTCGAAGGCGCGTTGCAAAGAGCCCTGGATTTAGATGGCGCAAACTCCCTAAGCACAAGTGATTCACAGCACTTCGGCATCGGTGGGGTTTCTGTTTCAAAAACTAGACCTGATATCTATGAAGACCCTGAAGGTGCCGTGAATAACGATGGCAACACAGTGGACGTAGAAAAAGAAATGTCGGCGTTATCAGAAAATGCGGTTCTGTACAAAGCAGCTCTGCAACTGATCAATAAAAAAATGGCCGCTCTTAAATACGCGGCGAACGACGGCAGATAG
- the flgC gene encoding flagellar basal body rod protein FlgC: protein MADFLTGMRVSSSGMAAQRMRMNTIASNIANINTTQTPEGGPYRRKDVVFESMPDAKNFGEIITSTDPKGNFQRVQVTDIISDRKAPLLKYEPDHPDANADGYVAYPNINLMEEMTNMIQATRSYEANVTALQASKDMALSALEIGR from the coding sequence ATGGCTGATTTTCTGACAGGGATGAGAGTAAGTAGCAGTGGTATGGCAGCGCAAAGAATGCGCATGAATACTATTGCGAGCAACATCGCGAATATCAATACGACTCAGACACCTGAAGGCGGTCCGTATCGCCGTAAGGATGTGGTTTTCGAGTCGATGCCCGACGCCAAAAATTTTGGTGAGATCATCACCTCGACCGATCCCAAAGGAAATTTCCAAAGGGTCCAGGTCACCGATATTATCTCGGATCGCAAAGCCCCATTGTTGAAATATGAACCAGATCATCCTGATGCAAATGCCGATGGATACGTCGCTTATCCCAATATCAACCTTATGGAAGAGATGACCAATATGATACAGGCCACTCGCTCCTATGAGGCGAATGTGACGGCTCTTCAAGCGTCAAAAGATATGGCGCTGAGTGCTTTGGAGATAGGTCGCTAA
- a CDS encoding sigma 54-interacting transcriptional regulator translates to MSYFDFDAIHIEDRRMHEVKQLSLQLAATQASLLILGEAGVGKTSLARYIYAKSRSARLYTLDCKNAGGFDFSKVDGGTLLIEDLDCANPALQNELMRLVERAGSSRPRFISTSRRDLRSLVKQEQFRQDLFYKLAVVHLEVPRLEDRLADFQNIVTFILEVAQIMHGKSGLRLTAEAYERLTAWNWPGNIRELENVLERSVVLAKSSLIGPESIQFEAIVEDMELDFAPGMSLSEVEKRLIIQTLELTAQNRTRAAQMLGISIRTLRNKLNEYKEAGVL, encoded by the coding sequence ATGTCGTACTTTGATTTTGATGCGATACACATCGAAGACAGAAGAATGCACGAAGTAAAGCAGCTAAGTTTGCAGTTGGCGGCAACGCAAGCAAGCCTGCTGATTCTTGGTGAAGCCGGTGTGGGAAAAACCAGTTTAGCTCGCTATATTTATGCTAAAAGCCGTTCGGCCCGTTTGTACACTTTGGACTGTAAGAATGCCGGCGGTTTTGATTTTTCAAAGGTCGATGGTGGCACTCTTTTGATTGAGGATTTGGATTGTGCAAATCCTGCTTTGCAAAATGAATTGATGAGGCTTGTGGAAAGAGCGGGCTCTTCTCGCCCACGTTTTATTTCTACTTCACGACGTGATCTTCGCTCGTTGGTTAAGCAAGAACAGTTCCGTCAGGATTTGTTCTATAAATTAGCAGTGGTTCATTTAGAAGTTCCTCGCCTTGAAGATCGTTTGGCTGATTTTCAGAATATTGTGACTTTTATTTTAGAAGTCGCGCAAATCATGCACGGGAAGTCTGGCTTGCGTTTGACGGCCGAAGCTTACGAGCGTTTGACGGCATGGAACTGGCCGGGAAACATCCGTGAACTTGAAAACGTTCTTGAAAGATCCGTCGTTCTTGCAAAATCTTCACTGATTGGCCCCGAATCTATTCAATTTGAGGCCATTGTTGAGGATATGGAGCTGGATTTTGCCCCTGGAATGTCCCTTTCTGAGGTGGAAAAGCGTCTTATCATACAGACCTTGGAGTTGACGGCGCAGAACCGTACTCGAGCCGCTCAGATGTTAGGGATTAGTATTAGAACATTGAGAAATAAATTAAACGAATACAAGGAGGCCGGTGTTTTATGA